The following nucleotide sequence is from Amia ocellicauda isolate fAmiCal2 chromosome 14, fAmiCal2.hap1, whole genome shotgun sequence.
AGTCCGTGTGGAGAAGCAGGGCCCCAAACAGCCGGGGAAAGACCCTCTGAAAGGCCCCCGTCCTCCCTGCGACGGCCAGCAGTTCTTGCATGGCAGTGGTCACCTGACACcgggagagacacacagggtcacagtCAGAGAAAAGGCACCCCATTCAGAGCCCCTCTGTACTGCTTTCTGGAGAGTCAGTAGATCACGGACAGGTCAGTGGAAACATCAGTGAATGAAAAGTCCTGCGATGTTCCCGGCCTGGTTTACACAGTGAGTAAGTGTCTGGGGACTCACAGCGAGGGTCCGGCGCGcagcggacacacagtcctcagCCGGGTCCCTGGGCAGCTTCCTCATGAGGAAAGCCAGCAGCCTGCGGGACATCTTGCTTTCAGATCCCAAGGCCCTCCACAGCACACGGTTGGAGCTgtgggagacagagacacagtgagacagAGGCACACGGGAGCTCCTTGACGTGACACACGAGCCAATCAGCACTGCAGACAGTCACTGTGAGAGAGGCGCTTCTGTGGGGCTCACCGGTCCAGCGGCAGGGCTTCGTTCAGCAGCGCCTTGGTGAGCTCCTCCGGGCACTGGGACACGATGTGGGCGACCACTCTCAGCTGCCGGTCAGTCAGGTGGGGCAGGCAGGGCTGCACAGCGTGCAGGATCTCAGGGACCTGGAGGACAGAGGAGACATGCACTCAGTCTGCCGCCCAGCGCAGCGAGAGGAAACACAGCGGGCGTGAGAGACTCCAAACTGGCCCTCACCTGCTCTTTCAGCTGGGCTCGTATCGCCTCCAGGATCTTGCAGAAGATGGTGCTGGAGGGGCCATAGAAGGAGGGCTTACCGGGCCCCCGTGGCGCCAAGGAATCGGCCTTCCCTGTAACGGATTCGGCAGAATCAGGTTTGGTAATCGGAAAACAACACCACATGGCAGGTTCTCTCGGTATCCGTGGCTGATGTAATCGGAATGCGCCGGGTCGGCAGACGTCACTGTGGgttttgttaatattttacTTAAGCGGTTATGAAGgccaattcaatttaaaaagtattagATTCAAGTGCCGGAGCGTCAGAAATGTCCAAAGCACTTAGTCTGGGTACAAGACACACCGGGCTGCTCTGGTGATTCAGTGTGGTGATTCTCCCAATTCAGTGCAGTTTCATAAAGCTCCCAGTTAAGGTAGTATAATTATGAATTACtgcattagaaaacaaaatattcgtTATAACAACGGCAGGCAATAGAGGCTCAttgatgaaaataaatgctttggAAAAGTTGTTTTGAATTTCTACCcgtttttaaataagtaaacgGAATATATACCAAAATATTTATAGATTTGACAAACTGAACGAGCCGTCTATAGTGTATTTGAAGTCTTCTGCTCATAATTATGCAAGTCTGTTTATTCTGTCTCCCCGATTATAATTGATATTTCTAATCCGATAGTTGccatagtttattatttatgtctgaGCAGATGACCTTACAACGATTTACAACTGTAAACACAATATACACAAAGAATTACAAGACAATAAGAAAGTATGAAACAATACATCAAAGTATACAATAAGTTTAGTGCTAGTCAGAGCAAGTATCAGAGACAATTACAACAACTACAGTACAAGCAACAGCAACACGACACCATGGCATTCGATTTCCTCACAATAACACGCTATATTACAACGCATGCGTCGTTAAACCGCGTGACCGAGGCCTTGTCTATTAAAATGCTTGTCACGAGTTTCGATGACAGCAGGAGGTCAGACAGCAGAGAGCGCTGTAGCGCAGCAGGACAGGACGGGGGAGAGGACGGTACCTGCGGCGCGAAGGAGGTGGGCCAGCATTGCCGCGGACCCGGCCCGGCCCGGCTCACTGCTGCTCTTCAGCTGCCCAACGATGAATTTGGCCACCTTCTTTGGGAAGGCGTTGGCTGTAGGACAAAGGCAGGCAGAGCAGTGAGGTCACAACACAGGCCAGCGCACTCTCTCCTGGGACCACAGAGAGAGATGCCCACGAAAGCCTTCATTGCATCAACAGTGGCTCCCAACCCACCctgctgagctctcaattacttaattgaacccttaactgaactaataatttcctaaatcagagcctttcaattatttgaaacagtagggggtttaaaTTAAGTATATAGTTGGATACTAGAACTTATTAAAGACTGAGACGTACCCAGCAGCGTTAGTGATGACAGGACCGCGTTGTCCTCGTCCACGGGCGGCCGTGTCTCCTGACGGGCGCAGATCTGAAGGAGAAAGACACGGTCACTGCGTACCGAGGGGGAAGCGTCGCTCGGCTGCACGGTAGCCTTGTGTCGGTACGTCTCGGCTGCTCCGCAGAGCGGGACCTACCTCTTGGTGCAGCGCGCGCAGCAGGCTGTCCACGGAGGAGTAGATGGCCACGTGGTACACAGTGAAGCCCGGCTCCAAGGCTGCCAGCAGAATTTGCTGCACGTTCTGAATaagaaaagtaataataataataaagaaacacagCCGCTgactcacactgcactgtgggcCGGTTCACAGACCTGGAATCCGGCTGAGCTGTTAACATGGACTCCAAAACAATAAACCAAACCAACCCCAACCCTGATCCTGATGTTAAACATAAAATCAAGCCCTTAATCTGGAGCCGGTCTGATCTCACCCACCCCTGTTACCCCAGACAGCAGAGAAAGTCCTACCTGGCCCAGGGCTTCACCGTTGGAGCTGTGCTTGTACACCTCCACTGAAGCGGCGACCAGCTGGGTCACATTGGCCTGCAGAGTCTCAGGGCTCAGCAGGGGCGACATGGCAGCCAAGGCACCGACGAGCGTCTCCTGAAGCCTCAGTGACTACACAGACAGAAGGACATAGGAGCACATACAGGAGTCACAGCGCAGAACAAGTGACTAGATGACTCTAAACATTCTCATGTGTGGAGCTGGATATTTTGCCAGTCCATATTTAACAACCACCCCCTCCTCCGGACATTTCCCACTGGCCCGTACCTGCAGGTTCCTGCCCTCCAGCACCAGCCAGCCCTTCAAAATGGTTTTGAAGGCGGAGTCAATGACTGGAGCGAAGTCCTGCTTCTTCACTGTGGGGTCAGCGCTCCCTCCGGGGCCAGAAACATACTCCTGGAGGCTGGTGCAGGCGCTGGTGAGCACTGGGAGACAAAAAACAGACGCTGGGGTCACTCTCCACTAGACACACGATTCACAGCTCAGCTCCGCTGAACTAAACCGTaaacaaaaagaagaacaagggCGCCCTTTGGGGATCTGTCATTGCAGGAGTCAGCCACCCTCACTCACCTGAGCACAGAGCCATCTGCAGCTGAGCCCTGGAGTGGGCTTCCACTGAGTGCATCTCCACTGTTTTGGCAGCGTCCAGCTTGGGCAGCAGACCGGTGAGGGTCTTCTCAAGATGGGGCATCGTGCCGGACCCTGCAAACACAGACAACAGATGGTTAGGGTCGAAAACAGGGCACATCTCAGTTCCCTTACAGCGCACAGATGCTGTCCCAGCATGGGGTGAAACCCCTTTGACAAAGTGGCTTCAGGAATGGAAGGAGCAGGCAGACTCACCGTTGGCTCGTAACAGATGTGCCAGAGTGTTCAGCCACATGGTCTCTGGCTGTACATCTTCATCGATGACACAATCCATGGTCTGCAGGACCTCCCCCGGAAACCCACATCCCACGGCCACCAGGACGTCACTGGCTGCCTGCTTCGTGTCGAGAGGCATGTTCTGGGTCAGGGGAAGACGAGAGGAGGGGCGTGAGTCTGAGAAGGCTTTCTGGGGACAGCAGTGTTCCTGGCACATCTCTGAGTGAGAAGAATCTTTATACAAAAAACAGGAAGAGCCTGACAGGAGCAAGTGGCTCACCGCATCGCTGCCCATCAGTCTAGCAGCCACAGCAATGACCTTCCTGGCTGTGGAGGAGCTGATGTCTTCGATCTGGCTGCGCAGAACTTTCTCCACGGCCTGCAGGACGAGGGTCGGATGGGCCAGCTGAGCAGAGGAAGACAGGAGGAAGAGCTTAGGAGGGATGTGACACAGCACAACTCAGAAGAACTGTTACAATATTGACAAATCAATGTCAATGTCTCTTCTCTGCATAACAGACACCATGTTATATCTTGAACCCTTTGTGCACAAGGACACTGAAAGCTGTACAGATTTCCAAAAATCTGGATTTTGTCAAACAGAAAAATGTGCATCACATAGTAACCTCAACAACAAACTACTCATATAGACACTCATACTTCAGCTGGTTCTTAAAAGGAACTGAATAAAGAAAGAAGATAATTACtatacattcaaatatacaatcacacaatacacacattttagAAGCAATTCCAGAACAAAACCTGGAAGAAACAACTCCGAAGAAAAGCCACACAGTTAAGCACTCTGTCGGGAGACGAAACGGACGGTCTTGGCATCAACAGACGCTCAATTCTCACCTTGAGGTATTCCAGACACTTCAGGCAAAAGGTGTTTGGGGCCATCATTTGAGAGAGAGACGCTAAGGTTTCCTGGATGTCCTCCATTATCACCTGCCAGGGATCAACCGTCTCTACAATATCAACACAAATCACAGTTAAATCAGCCAGGATCAAGTCCAGCTCATCCTtacagcagtggttcccaacggATTgtatgattaattgttattacaTATAGTCAGTAAAAAGTCCTCCAAACAGACACTCACCCAAACCCTCAGACTCGTCCACTGTGTCGTCACACTAAAAGACAACAGGAATTCTGGGTTACATTTCATTCCACTttactgattgtattattttgtgtgaataAACGCTGACCATCAAGTCAAACCATTATGAAGTGTAGTTTTAAACAATAATGTCCgtattaaaactaaaacaaggcAGTGTAATATAGTTTAGTCCGGGCAATTCAAGTATGAATCCCAACCCCAAAGACATTTTCCATTGGCAGGTAAGATATGCATGCATATTCACCAGTTTAAACTTTAAACGTATTAAGCAAGCAGTTACAATAGGTATCCTTCTCGTATAGCACACGTGTTGGTTCACTTGATTCGCTATGTCTCCTGTGCAATTGTTTATCTAAAATATACACGATCATCATGTGTTATTATTGCAATGATTATGAGACGAGCCTCATGAGTAAAATACACACGGAATCAAACGCCTCCCAATCAAAGTATCTGCTTGTGTAGTAGCCTGTATTACATGAAACGGGTGTTTAATATGATTGCTGGGTGACTACTGCCGACTAGGACTAACATCTAGACAAGGCAGAGTCTTGCAGTGACAGTCAGACACTCACGTCTGTTTCGCCGCCATCTTCCACCGACGTCTGAATCTCTAATGGCGCCGAGCGGCGCGGACTGACGGCACAGCGCGCCTGCGCATTGTGACGCGTCACCGCGGCAACCGCGCCCGAGCGCCCTCAGCGCACGCGACGGGCGCAGCTGCGCAGGCGCGCTGTTCCGTGATGTCCCGGATGTGCGGCGCGGCTTGTTGAATATATGAATTATGAATGTTGAAATTAAGAGACGTggcaacaaaatgatctgatcTCAGCTCCTGCTGATACAACTAAACCATTCTATATTATTTACTACAGTtcatagtattgtattattatctACTGCAGTGgtgatgtattgtattgtgtggATAACTACAGTATTCTGCAgatactacacacactgcagtgcGCTGTGCTATATTAGAGCACCTTCTGAGGTAGGAAAGCACTGCAGTACTACATCCAACACAGACATTACTGCTCCTGCTTCATAGCCATGCAGGTGTCAGTAACTGACAAAACACAGACAGCAACACAGGAGAAACGCCGACTGTATTGACAGACACAGTAACTCCTGTATAGTAGACACAAACTGCCTGACAATcccatacagacacacaggctaCTGTGAACAGGGCTGTGTTCATAAGCCGTTGCTTCAGCTCGACAGATCCACTCCAGTATTTCTCATAGCTGTTGCACTGCAGAATTGGATACAGGTTTACCCTCTTATTTCCTCCTCGGTTTATAGGACTAGATCTGTTACCAGCTGATTTTGAGTGAGATTCCTGTCCACCATCTTGGATGCTCATAAGAAGATGAGAGTACGCAGTGGCAGGCAGGCAACACAGGTGAGATTCACAAAGTACATTCATACTTAACTGGCTTCATATAGACACTGGATGTTTTCCCTCCCAATGCAGCTTaaatgttatctgaaatgtcctgactttcGATTGACCGAAagggagttaaggtcacatgctgGCATCATGGGCCCCCTGCACCTGGATTGCCACCCTTGAGGAGCTATGAAGATACCGGATGCCTGGGGGAGTGCTGGCAAATCCAGAACGTCAACTGGGGCGATATTTTCCAAACTGACCAGACGGGGTCAAAGTACATCAAAATACCAGACAGTGCAGTAACATTTTGAGCAGGATCTCTTGCTCTCGCTCTCTTTCCAtcattgtgtctctgtgtctatcAGTCAGTCCGAATGCCTGCTTGTCCCTCCcattcgctctctctctctccgcctcTCCAGCAGTTCTGTCAATAGATATTTATGTTCTCCTCTCTTCtcgaaaaagagagagaggtagagaagAAAAGATGAGGGAGCAGAGAGGCTGCTCGTAAACTgaagttttttttcattactttTCTTTCTCCAAACATTCGAGCAATTAACAACGGTCCTTCAATCAGAAAATGGCACTGCGaagagagggggggggcagagcggaagagagagaggggagagggtggaggaagagaaggagggagagagagagaagggggtggaggaagagaggggtgtccacatacctTTGACCATGTAGTGTCATCTCCTAATGAGTTCATCTTAATCAAATTCTTCTTCTACCTAAATTCATTTTACAGTCATATGTGGGGGGGGTTCTTGTGTACTGTGGGGCACTGATTCTTTGAATATAGCTGTGGGAAACCCTGAACCATTGTGGATGGGCAGATGGACTTCATTTCCCAACAGAACCTCCAAGATTTAAAATGCCTGTTTAAAACACCAGGTCAGAGCTTCCCACATTTTCATAGCAAGGGACTTCTTAGCATGGTCGTTGCTCAGCCAATTGCTGGGAATGACATCCCACTGTCTGAACCGCACCGACTTCTGACAACGCCAGGTAAACAGACGACAAGTCTGAACCATCAGAAGctatacaattttaattggtgtatgttgttgttttcacgcATTCGATAACGGAGCTGCAGAACGAGAGTGAAGTTACAGGTGGATGAAAGGGGGCTAAAAATTGATTTTTAATGCGTTCCCATAATGTGCGTTTCTCGAAGCCTTTCACTCTCCTGTTTGACGGTAaacactggtgtgtgtgtgtgtgtgtgtgtgtgtgtgtgtgtgtgtgtgtgtgtgtgtgtgtgtgtgtgtgtgtgtgtgtgtgtgtgtgtgtgtgtgtgcgtcgaCACTAAAATGGTCATGACGGGGCGAGGTGGAGGGCCCCCTGAACAGAGCTTTGATTGGGACCTCAAAACCCAcccctgattattattatgattttgtattattatttaatgattatgtatttattgtgagaCGCCCCTTCTCCAGGGCAATTAACgcaagcaatacaaaagtgcagtaatacaaatcaatacaaagttCAGTTTAAGAATGACAGAAGTTACTACCACTACACCAGTTATGTActgaattgtttatttaaataatccccaagcaattaatcaatttatATAGTGCCCTGAAAGCAACCTCCCCCctcccacactcacactgatactgagacatacacacacacacacagctatacactgattcagagacacactacATATACAGTGGAACACCTTTCCTCCACCcccacacctctctctctctcacacacacacagtgttcagtgtgtggtCAGTCAGTGATGAAGGTGACTAGACTGCTGTATTCTTCAGGGGTCACACAGCCATCTGCATCCTTGTCAGCATAGTTCCACAGCTCCTCAAACAGTGCCAGATTCATTTCCtacagggggagagggagggaaagagagagagagggagtgtgagtgtgaggggGGTGGTGTgttagggagagagagagagagagagatgtgaacAGTGAGTGAtggtcagacacacacaggcatcAGTCGGACagaaggacagacagacacagccgGTCAGGGGTCAGGACTGACCTTGATGTAGTTGCTCATGTCTGTGCGCAGCAGGTTGCGCAGCCCGTCATGGTCGAGACAGGCCTGGTCACTGGAGTGTTGCTCTGAGGACAGCAGGAAGAGGGCGGGCAGTtactgcagtgttgtgtgctgtggtgtgttgtgcagtgtgtgttgtgtgtctgttgtgcagtgttgtgtggtatgttgtgcagtgttggttgtgtgctgtgtgttgtgcagtgttgtgttttgtgtgtgccgtgtgttgtgcagtgttggttgtgtgctgtgtgttgtgcagtgttggttgtgtgctgtgtgttgtgcagtgttgtgttttgtgcagtgttggttgtgtgctgtgtgttgtgcagtgttgtgttttgtgtgtgccgtgtgttgtgcagtgttggttgtgtactgtgtgttgtgcagtttgttgtgcagtgttggttgtgtactgtgtgttgtgcagtgttgtgttttgtgtgtgccgtgtgttgtgcagtgttggttgtgtgctgtgtgttgtgcagtttgttgtgcagtgttggttgtgtgctgtgtgttgtgcagtttgttgtgcagtgttggttgtgtgctgtgtgttgtgcagtgttgtgttttgtatgtgccgtgtgttgtgcagtgttggttgtgtactgtgtgttgtgcagtgatgtgttttgtgtgtgccgtgtgttgtgcagtgttggttgtgtgctgtgtgttgtgcagtgttgtgatTTGTGTTGAGCAGTGTTGGTGCAGTGTTATGTAGTGCgggttgtgcagtgttgtgtggtgtgtgtctgtgtgttgtgcagtgctgtgttttgtgtgttgtgcagtgttggttGTGTGccgtgtgttgtgcagtgctgtgttttGTGCGTTGCGCAGTGTTGGTTGTGTGccgtgtgttgtgcagtgttggttgtgtactgtgtgttgtgcagtttgttgtgcagtgttgtgttttgtgtgtgccgtgtgttgtgcagtgttggttgtgtgctgtgtgttgtgcagtgttggttgtgtgctgtgtgttgtgcagtgttgtgttttgtgtgtgccgtgtgttgtgcagtgttggttgtgtactgtgtgttgtgcagtgttgttggttgtgtgttgtgtagtgtgGAGCACTGACCAGAGGCTGAAGTGAGGATGAGGCTGAGGGCAACGAGGAGCAGAACCACTGCTGCCCCCTGCAGGCCAAACAAGGACATCGCACCCAGGAAAAtatgctggagagagagagagagagagagagagagagagagagagagagagagagaggacagagggaACTCTATATGGAGGTTGACATGTTGCTCTGCTCTGGGCTCCAGTGTAGTGACTGCACCTTCACTGACATGGACCCCAATCATTAGTGCCTTCACTGTCAGACAGCAAACCCCCCGTCAGACCTCTGTCagtcactgtcacacacacagacacacacagaaacagcacacacacacacacacacacacacagacacacacagaaacagcacacacacacacacacacagacacacacacacacagaaatagcacagaaacacacaaacacagacacacacagaaacagcacacacacacacacacacacagaaacacaaagaaacacacagacacacacacagacacacagaaatagcacagaaacagcacagacacacacacacacacacacagacacacagaaacaacacacacacacatagaaacacagacacacacagaaacacagacacacacagaaacacacagacacacagaaacacacacacacacacacacagaaacacagacacacaaacagcacagaaacacacagaaatagcacagaaacagcacagacacacacacacacagaaacaacacacacacagaaacacacacacacacagaaacacacacacacacagaaacacacagacacacacagaaacacacagacacagtacagacacacagaaacatacacacacagagaaacagcacagacacacacagaaacacacacacacacacaaacagcacagacacacacagaaacagcacagaaacacacagacacacacagaaatagcacagaaacacacagacacacacagaaatagcacagaaacacacagacacacacggaaacacatacacacacacagaaacacagacacacacacagcacagaaacacacacacacagaaacagcacagacacacacagaaacacacacacacacacacagaaacagcacagacacacacagacaaacagagaaaca
It contains:
- the LOC136767474 gene encoding maestro heat-like repeat-containing protein family member 7; amino-acid sequence: MEDIQETLASLSQMMAPNTFCLKCLEYLKLAHPTLVLQAVEKVLRSQIEDISSSTARKVIAVAARLMGSDANMPLDTKQAASDVLVAVGCGFPGEVLQTMDCVIDEDVQPETMWLNTLAHLLRANGSGTMPHLEKTLTGLLPKLDAAKTVEMHSVEAHSRAQLQMALCSVLTSACTSLQEYVSGPGGSADPTVKKQDFAPVIDSAFKTILKGWLVLEGRNLQSLRLQETLVGALAAMSPLLSPETLQANVTQLVAASVEVYKHSSNGEALGQNVQQILLAALEPGFTVYHVAIYSSVDSLLRALHQEICARQETRPPVDEDNAVLSSLTLLANAFPKKVAKFIVGQLKSSSEPGRAGSAAMLAHLLRAAGKADSLAPRGPGKPSFYGPSSTIFCKILEAIRAQLKEQVPEILHAVQPCLPHLTDRQLRVVAHIVSQCPEELTKALLNEALPLDRSNRVLWRALGSESKMSRRLLAFLMRKLPRDPAEDCVSAARRTLAVTTAMQELLAVAGRTGAFQRVFPRLFGALLLHTDCREEIPQEAGTPSQDTPREPSISREIVLALKALLARAKLRKATDQLKQEAAWAKLQSPDSHPEGVRLLARAMVEHAGPQLPGIMEVLVPSLSSDREQHRVTATAFFSEVSMWLRAALTAPRSAVLQLLGGSEKPLLKSLKRRAQDPCVRVRLLLFQGIERSTAAQVTEHGRELLAILRSGLQDTDMADRQAVLAALSALSHVLPHLRRHSVSRDVAADVLRRITALWEKDDAELHCACATVLGNLCRCPAVTAHLKRELQVALVQLALHLRDPNPEVTQACLWTLNNSIWVLDLNIVRTLISRNQDRGALFVDGFLEDLAAFLASDFPEALGGAFSCVLDCLNSRSPAVRANAAVFTESLINKNLLGRRQWQEVVRALTRAKQEESDALAKSCTAQALENCSASQCQSAATQPVWKRLFSTQGDGRRLGRTLPSEMNDCVPEPPLANEVP